One genomic region from Silvibacterium dinghuense encodes:
- a CDS encoding asparagine synthase-related protein: MEAYIERVVDLTDPNDNQILNQSVEDARAAILANDAERVRRISGSFALLARDGKTVRMARSLDRPMRYFLAKRAEGPALIVAPRIDAIYQQLVTEGLADQFHPGYTRMVPAHYITELQLIGCPDPDPTYTRFFTPVSNALSTDTNEIGRAYIAALADEIAAWLQSIPESQPIGVCFSGGIDSGSVFLVTYHVMRKLGMSPARLKAFTLDLGDGPDLQQARAFLDSLGLGLFLETIEADPASLHAEETIRITEDYKALDVESATMALALLGGIRRRYPEWKYLIDGDGGDENLKDYPIEENPELTIRSVVHNQMLYQEGWGVGRIKHSLTYSGGLSRSYTRTYAPARHYGFAGFSPYTRPNVIAVAEAVPFIAITNYSVPRLYELKGEIVAAGVRALTGLEMPVYEKRRFQHGAIPKEAMRQHLPLREAEYRRRFLSIYQ, translated from the coding sequence GTGGAAGCCTACATCGAACGAGTCGTCGATCTCACCGATCCCAACGACAACCAGATCCTCAACCAGTCGGTCGAAGACGCGCGTGCTGCGATCCTCGCCAACGATGCAGAGCGCGTCCGCCGCATCTCGGGCTCTTTTGCGCTGCTCGCCCGCGACGGCAAGACCGTGCGCATGGCCCGCTCGCTCGACCGCCCCATGCGCTACTTCCTGGCCAAGCGCGCCGAGGGCCCCGCACTCATCGTCGCTCCGCGCATTGACGCCATCTATCAGCAGCTCGTCACCGAAGGCCTCGCCGACCAGTTCCATCCCGGCTATACGCGCATGGTGCCCGCGCACTACATCACCGAGCTGCAGCTCATCGGCTGCCCCGATCCCGACCCCACGTATACGCGCTTCTTCACGCCCGTCTCGAACGCGCTCTCGACTGACACCAACGAGATTGGCCGCGCCTACATCGCAGCGCTCGCCGACGAAATCGCCGCGTGGCTTCAGTCCATCCCCGAGTCCCAACCCATCGGCGTCTGCTTCTCCGGTGGCATCGATTCGGGCTCGGTCTTCCTGGTTACTTACCATGTGATGCGCAAGCTCGGCATGAGCCCCGCGCGCCTCAAGGCCTTTACGCTCGATCTCGGCGACGGCCCCGATCTCCAACAGGCACGCGCATTCCTCGACTCGCTTGGCCTCGGCCTCTTTCTCGAAACCATCGAAGCCGACCCTGCATCGCTCCATGCCGAAGAGACCATCCGCATCACCGAGGACTACAAGGCGCTCGACGTGGAGTCGGCGACCATGGCGCTCGCGCTGCTCGGCGGCATCCGCAGGCGCTACCCCGAGTGGAAGTACCTGATCGACGGCGACGGCGGCGACGAGAACCTCAAGGACTATCCCATCGAGGAGAATCCCGAGCTCACCATCCGCAGCGTCGTGCACAACCAGATGCTCTACCAGGAGGGCTGGGGCGTCGGTCGCATCAAACACTCGCTCACCTACTCCGGCGGCCTCTCGCGCTCCTACACGCGCACCTACGCGCCCGCGCGTCACTACGGATTCGCCGGCTTCAGCCCTTATACGCGGCCCAATGTCATCGCCGTGGCCGAGGCCGTGCCCTTCATCGCGATCACGAACTACAGCGTGCCGCGCCTCTACGAGCTCAAGGGCGAAATCGTCGCCGCCGGCGTCCGCGCTCTCACCGGCCTCGAGATGCCGGTCTACGAGAAGCGCCGCTTCCAGCACGGCGCGATCCCGAAGGAAGCCATGCGCCAACACCTGCCCCTGCGCGAAGCCGAGTACCGCCGCCGCTTTCTCTCGATCTACCAGTAA
- a CDS encoding NAD(P)/FAD-dependent oxidoreductase has product MNATAQGAVQIPALQQGRRPRLLVLGGGFAGTHVAKEAAHLPIDITIVDRRNHFTFQPLLYQVALAMLSPANIASPIRTIVSGKQNVQALMDEATGFDLNARRVQMKSGAELEYDYLVVATGATHSYFGNDSWAPYAPGLKTIEDAIEIRRRVLLAFELAERQMLETGSHPPLNFVVIGGGPTGVELAGAISDISKLYMKEDFRHIDPAKARVMLVEGGPRVLAAYPEELSKKAVEQLKDLGVEIHTKMQVTDVKPGYVIANGERIDAVVTLWAAGVQASPLGKLLGFETDRRGCVMVNGTLNPPEHPEIFICGDLAHVEINGKQVPGVAQPAMQMGNHVAKMIEEDLKGKTRSDFVYFDKGDMATIGRMAAIANVKWPFKAKLSGFPAWITWLLIHVMFLVNFRSRVFVFWEWIWNYFTFTHGVRLITGSQELPGWTNQSDAQHGAVEASKEKASVA; this is encoded by the coding sequence ATGAACGCGACAGCGCAAGGAGCAGTACAGATCCCTGCCCTGCAACAGGGTCGGCGCCCACGCCTGCTGGTTTTGGGAGGCGGATTTGCCGGCACCCACGTGGCCAAGGAGGCCGCGCATTTGCCCATCGACATCACCATAGTCGATCGACGCAATCACTTTACATTCCAGCCGCTGCTCTATCAAGTAGCGCTGGCCATGCTTTCCCCGGCGAACATTGCCTCACCCATCCGCACCATTGTCAGCGGAAAGCAGAATGTTCAGGCCCTGATGGACGAGGCCACCGGCTTCGATCTCAACGCCCGCCGCGTGCAGATGAAGAGCGGTGCCGAGCTTGAATACGATTACCTGGTCGTCGCCACCGGCGCCACGCACTCCTACTTCGGCAACGACAGCTGGGCGCCCTATGCTCCCGGCCTCAAGACCATCGAGGACGCCATCGAGATCCGCCGCCGCGTCCTGCTGGCCTTCGAGCTGGCCGAGCGCCAGATGCTCGAAACCGGCTCCCATCCTCCTCTCAATTTCGTCGTCATCGGCGGCGGCCCCACCGGCGTGGAACTCGCCGGCGCCATCTCCGACATCTCCAAGCTCTACATGAAGGAAGATTTCCGCCACATCGACCCGGCCAAGGCCCGCGTCATGCTGGTCGAAGGCGGTCCGCGCGTGCTTGCCGCCTACCCGGAAGAGCTCTCCAAAAAGGCTGTCGAGCAGCTGAAGGATCTGGGCGTCGAAATCCACACCAAGATGCAGGTCACCGATGTGAAGCCCGGCTACGTCATCGCCAACGGCGAGCGCATCGATGCCGTCGTCACCCTCTGGGCTGCCGGCGTGCAGGCTTCGCCGCTCGGCAAGCTGCTCGGCTTTGAAACCGACCGCCGCGGCTGCGTCATGGTCAACGGCACGCTCAATCCACCCGAGCACCCTGAAATCTTCATCTGCGGCGACCTTGCCCACGTAGAAATCAACGGCAAGCAGGTCCCCGGCGTCGCCCAGCCCGCCATGCAGATGGGCAACCACGTCGCCAAAATGATCGAAGAAGACCTGAAGGGCAAGACCCGCAGCGACTTCGTCTACTTCGACAAGGGCGACATGGCGACCATCGGCCGCATGGCTGCCATCGCCAACGTCAAGTGGCCTTTCAAGGCCAAGCTAAGCGGCTTCCCGGCCTGGATCACCTGGCTGCTCATCCACGTGATGTTCCTGGTCAACTTCCGCAGCCGCGTCTTCGTGTTCTGGGAGTGGATCTGGAACTACTTCACCTTCACTCACGGCGTACGCCTCATCACCGGCAGCCAGGAACTCCCCGGCTGGACCAACCAGAGCGATGCGCAACACGGCGCAGTTGAAGCCTCGAAGGAAAAAGCCAGCGTAGCGTAA
- a CDS encoding radical SAM protein: MGESDLSGSTEHYPASPTGRDRWIIEHRAGVRNDDGIPIAEHRAALSPYEPYGFFLEEEPAAGGHIAPCVTILLTNRECPWRCAMCDLWRNTLTTTVPTGAIPSQIDHALNHLPPLSSRPAFPNLSSRPEQREVEGPEVVSEAGEDTSQRNEALHPTPYPPYPAVIKLYNAGSFFDPRAIPPEDDEAIAARMQHFERVIVECHPALLGERTLRFRDLIPGKLEVAMGLETVHPEALEKLNKRMTLEQFRSASDWLRKHDIDLRVFLLVQPPFVPPAEALDWACRSIDFAHDCGATAISLLTTRGGNGAMEALAATGDFISPSLNTVEAAFEYGLSQQRSRIFLDTWDIPTHLTCESCREARIARIKTMNLTQQIQPRVSQHEPGCPTSRF; encoded by the coding sequence GTGGGAGAAAGCGATCTCTCAGGCAGCACAGAGCACTATCCCGCATCCCCCACCGGCCGCGACCGCTGGATCATCGAACATCGCGCCGGCGTGCGCAACGACGACGGCATTCCCATCGCCGAGCATCGCGCCGCACTCTCGCCCTACGAGCCCTACGGCTTCTTTCTCGAAGAGGAGCCGGCCGCCGGCGGCCACATCGCCCCATGTGTAACCATTCTGCTTACAAATAGAGAATGCCCGTGGCGCTGTGCCATGTGCGACCTCTGGCGCAACACCCTGACCACGACCGTGCCCACCGGAGCCATCCCCAGTCAGATCGACCACGCCCTCAATCACCTCCCACCTCTGTCATCCCGACCGGCCTTCCCCAACTTGTCATCCCGACCGGAGCAACGCGAAGTGGAGGGACCTGAGGTTGTCTCTGAAGCCGGCGAAGACACCTCGCAGCGGAATGAAGCTCTACACCCTACACCCTATCCCCCATACCCTGCCGTCATTAAGCTCTACAACGCCGGCTCCTTCTTCGATCCCCGCGCCATTCCGCCGGAAGATGACGAAGCGATTGCTGCACGTATGCAGCATTTCGAGCGCGTCATAGTCGAGTGCCATCCAGCACTGCTTGGAGAGCGCACGCTCCGATTCCGCGACCTTATACCCGGCAAGCTCGAAGTCGCGATGGGCCTCGAAACCGTGCACCCTGAAGCGCTCGAAAAGCTGAACAAGCGCATGACGCTCGAGCAATTCCGCAGCGCATCCGACTGGCTCCGCAAGCACGACATCGACCTCCGCGTCTTCCTCCTCGTGCAGCCACCGTTCGTTCCACCAGCGGAGGCACTCGACTGGGCCTGCCGCTCCATCGACTTCGCCCACGACTGCGGCGCGACCGCGATCTCCCTGCTCACCACGCGCGGCGGCAACGGAGCCATGGAAGCCCTTGCCGCGACTGGCGACTTCATCTCACCCAGCCTCAACACCGTGGAGGCTGCATTCGAATACGGACTGAGCCAGCAACGCTCCAGGATATTTTTAGATACCTGGGACATTCCCACACACTTAACCTGTGAATCATGCCGGGAAGCCCGCATCGCTCGCATAAAGACGATGAACCTCACCCAGCAGATTCAGCCGCGTGTGAGCCAGCACGAACCCGGGTGCCCCACGTCTCGATTCTGA
- a CDS encoding NAD(P)/FAD-dependent oxidoreductase, with protein MTEPPSSSNYDLAIAGSGFAGSILASIARRLGLSVVILEKGSHPRVVIGESSTPLTALLLEELAAKYDLPTLAAFSKWGSWRREHPEIACGLKRGFTFHHHTPAQPASSGRDSQLLVAASPNESIGDVHWYRADFDHFLLNEAVRHGAVYYDLVHSLTPSFDSEGVTLTATRHDDPVHIRAKFLVDATGPRGFLHRALSLGESTLPGMPATEALYNHFTCAATLESGNHARLNGQPPPYPIDQAAVHHLFPGGWVWVLQFHHSMNGGGITSAGVACTQETAARLNLREGQPAWQRLLEEIPALKEQFAHAKPERAFTHIPQLSFRSAAIVDPNKQPRWALLPSAAGFVDPLLSTGFPLTLLGVSRLAQLFSQHEPATWSSPAFAQDLRTYAEATDTELLAAAHLIAALYANLDDFPVFAALSLLYFAAVSYAETARRLGRADLAPNFLLHDAPNFGPAMKDLCARAQQPRTLQESAALIKSIYRVIEPIDVAGLCDTTRRNWYPVEAADLYANAYKLGVTQEEISALLKRCGF; from the coding sequence ATGACAGAACCACCCTCAAGCTCGAATTACGACCTCGCCATCGCCGGCTCCGGCTTTGCCGGAAGCATCCTCGCCTCGATCGCCCGCCGCCTCGGCCTCTCCGTCGTGATTCTCGAGAAGGGCAGCCATCCGCGCGTCGTCATTGGAGAGAGCTCCACACCCCTCACCGCGCTACTGCTTGAAGAGCTTGCTGCAAAGTACGATCTCCCTACACTCGCCGCCTTCTCCAAGTGGGGCAGCTGGCGGCGCGAACACCCGGAGATCGCCTGCGGCCTCAAGCGCGGCTTCACCTTCCACCACCACACGCCAGCCCAGCCTGCATCCTCCGGCCGCGACTCGCAACTCCTGGTCGCCGCCAGCCCCAACGAATCCATCGGCGACGTGCACTGGTACCGCGCCGACTTCGATCACTTCCTGCTCAACGAAGCCGTCCGCCACGGCGCCGTCTACTACGATCTCGTCCATAGCCTCACACCCAGCTTCGACAGCGAAGGCGTCACGCTCACGGCCACGCGCCACGATGATCCAGTCCACATCCGCGCAAAATTTCTCGTCGACGCCACCGGCCCGCGCGGTTTTCTCCATCGCGCGCTCTCGCTCGGCGAAAGCACACTCCCCGGCATGCCTGCCACCGAGGCGCTTTACAACCACTTCACATGTGCAGCAACGCTCGAGAGCGGAAACCACGCCCGCCTCAATGGCCAGCCGCCGCCCTACCCTATCGATCAGGCAGCCGTGCATCATCTCTTTCCCGGTGGATGGGTGTGGGTGCTGCAATTCCACCACAGCATGAACGGCGGTGGCATCACCAGCGCCGGCGTCGCCTGCACGCAGGAAACCGCCGCACGCCTCAACCTGCGCGAAGGCCAGCCCGCATGGCAGCGCCTGCTCGAAGAGATTCCCGCACTGAAAGAACAATTCGCACACGCAAAGCCAGAGCGCGCCTTCACCCACATTCCGCAGTTGAGTTTTCGCAGCGCCGCCATCGTCGATCCGAACAAACAACCGCGCTGGGCGCTGCTGCCTTCAGCCGCGGGCTTCGTCGACCCACTGCTCTCGACCGGCTTCCCGCTCACGCTGCTCGGAGTCAGCCGTCTCGCGCAGCTCTTCTCTCAGCACGAGCCTGCAACATGGTCCTCGCCCGCTTTCGCGCAAGACCTGCGCACGTATGCCGAAGCCACCGACACCGAACTCCTCGCCGCGGCACACCTCATCGCCGCGCTCTACGCCAACCTCGACGACTTCCCTGTCTTCGCCGCGCTCTCGCTGCTCTATTTCGCCGCGGTGAGTTATGCGGAAACCGCACGCCGCCTGGGCCGCGCCGACCTCGCACCGAACTTCCTGCTCCACGATGCCCCAAACTTCGGCCCCGCAATGAAAGACCTCTGCGCCCGCGCACAGCAGCCGCGCACACTGCAGGAGTCAGCCGCACTCATCAAATCTATCTACAGAGTGATTGAGCCCATCGACGTAGCCGGGCTATGCGATACCACGCGACGCAACTGGTACCCGGTGGAAGCCGCGGACCTCTACGCCAACGCGTACAAACTCGGCGTCACGCAGGAAGAGATCTCCGCACTCCTCAAGCGCTGCGGCTTTTAA